A single region of the Thioalkalivibrio nitratireducens DSM 14787 genome encodes:
- the epmB gene encoding EF-P beta-lysylation protein EpmB: protein MPTKPIMIPRPGPSAQTPKWQRALARAITDPLELLRRLDLEPDREPEALQAHHGFRTLVPESYLARIRRGDPRDPLLLQVLPQGAEVNERPGFLADPVGDRSALATLGLLHKYPGRVLLVTTGACAIHCRYCFRREFPYGELQASRDWGDALDYIRANTGITEVILSGGDPLALPDRRLSELVRRLDAVAHLRRLRIHTRLPVVLPERVDAGLLSWLGTGRLAHVVVLHANHPREFEAPAAAALARLRSAGVTLLNQAVLLAGINDDPDTLCELQQAGFAAGVLPYYLHLLDRARGVGHFDVDERRAQALHAMLRERLPGYLVPRLVREIAGAPSKVPVPGDPAPRAGSDPVGDGGARMFSIG from the coding sequence CTGCGCCGGCTGGATCTCGAGCCCGACCGGGAACCGGAGGCGCTGCAGGCCCACCACGGATTCCGCACCCTGGTGCCGGAAAGTTATCTCGCACGCATCCGGCGTGGCGACCCCCGGGATCCGCTGTTGCTGCAGGTTCTGCCCCAGGGCGCCGAGGTGAACGAACGCCCCGGTTTCCTGGCCGATCCGGTCGGCGACCGCAGCGCCTTGGCAACCCTCGGACTGCTGCATAAGTACCCCGGGCGTGTGCTGCTGGTCACCACCGGTGCCTGCGCGATCCACTGCCGGTACTGCTTCCGGCGGGAGTTTCCCTATGGCGAACTTCAGGCGTCGCGGGACTGGGGCGATGCGCTGGATTACATCCGCGCGAACACCGGGATCACCGAGGTCATCCTGAGCGGGGGCGACCCCTTGGCGCTGCCCGACCGGCGGCTGTCCGAACTGGTTCGGCGCCTGGACGCGGTTGCCCACCTGCGCCGGCTGCGTATCCACACGCGGCTGCCCGTGGTGCTGCCGGAACGGGTCGACGCGGGACTGTTGTCCTGGCTGGGGACCGGGCGCCTGGCGCATGTGGTGGTGCTGCATGCGAACCATCCCCGCGAATTCGAGGCTCCCGCCGCGGCTGCGCTCGCACGGCTGCGATCCGCCGGGGTCACCCTGCTCAACCAGGCGGTGCTGCTCGCGGGCATCAACGACGATCCGGACACGCTGTGCGAATTGCAGCAGGCGGGCTTCGCGGCAGGGGTCCTGCCGTACTACCTGCATCTGCTCGACCGGGCCCGGGGCGTGGGGCACTTCGATGTCGACGAACGACGCGCACAGGCGCTTCATGCCATGCTGCGCGAACGACTGCCCGGCTACCTGGTGCCGCGACTGGTCCGCGAGATCGCCGGTGCACCCAGCAAGGTCCCCGTACCGGGCGATCCGGCCCCACGTGCTGGGTCCGATCCGGTCGGCGATGGCGGAGCCCGGATGTTTTCCATAGGATGA
- a CDS encoding EAL domain-containing protein, producing the protein MMTAAIHTLFVTLDPERAERVISGIRMRGTAVRAQQASDRSQLDELLDASRFDTVVLIESGLDLQLDEIRTALHQSGRETPVIVITPRPEPERLAIYEAGAFGVVGCDQEDVAAMLILKAVEYQFCCNQLHRTRYTLQEAERRYLLLLDSSRDPIAYVQDGTYLYANDAWREFFQIETPEDLARYRIDDFVAPEQRDLLQALLDARNEQPDTVETTQTMTLRDAQGRSFEAEVVLTDATVDGEGCTVLRVANDRPTGTTGQLSVLDPVTGLYNRRYLIRSLEDALVTAARSELPFALIDISIDDFASIRIERGLSTSDVLLADLGVFLRERFPAPATVARLRGEEFGVLVPDARRADLEPQLDALIRDASKRSIDLGQDTITVTLSCGVVIADNSVPAAEHLLTRTTRALDQARSAGGNRCHFHRPEDGGPARTASDQAWHARIQEAMANDRLRLLYQPVVNLHGADVPRFNVFVRLFGLEGQIYEPSDFLPAAERTGIAAELDRWIIRHAIGILAERLKEDPKAIFFLKLTCGSLNDGSVVVWLQEVLHQHRVPAGNVVVEIKAATIITNLKAAIAVARGLKTIHSCLCIDDFGNGLNPFHILRHVDADYIKLDGAFVRDLVTDANNQQAIRRFTEAAHAKGKQVIVPRVEDAATLAVLFSLNVNLVQGYFVHPPSEQLDFDFTQVL; encoded by the coding sequence ATGATGACCGCAGCGATCCACACTCTGTTCGTCACCCTGGACCCGGAGCGGGCGGAACGCGTGATCAGCGGCATCCGAATGCGCGGCACCGCAGTGCGTGCGCAGCAGGCGTCGGACCGTTCGCAACTGGATGAGCTTCTCGACGCCAGCCGCTTCGACACGGTCGTGCTGATCGAGTCCGGGCTGGATCTGCAGCTGGACGAAATCCGCACGGCCCTGCACCAATCCGGACGGGAAACGCCGGTCATCGTGATCACCCCGCGCCCCGAACCCGAGCGGCTGGCCATTTACGAGGCTGGTGCCTTCGGGGTGGTCGGCTGCGACCAGGAAGACGTCGCCGCGATGCTGATCCTGAAGGCGGTCGAGTACCAGTTCTGCTGCAATCAGTTACACCGGACCCGCTACACGCTGCAGGAGGCCGAACGGCGTTACCTGCTGCTGCTGGACAGTTCGCGTGACCCCATCGCCTATGTGCAGGACGGCACCTACCTGTATGCCAACGACGCCTGGCGCGAATTCTTCCAGATCGAAACCCCGGAAGATCTCGCCCGGTACCGCATCGACGATTTCGTGGCCCCGGAACAGCGGGATCTCCTGCAGGCGTTGCTGGACGCGCGCAACGAACAGCCCGATACGGTCGAAACCACCCAGACGATGACGCTGCGGGATGCGCAAGGGCGATCCTTCGAGGCCGAGGTCGTGCTCACGGATGCCACCGTCGACGGCGAGGGCTGCACGGTGCTGCGCGTCGCCAACGATCGCCCCACGGGGACCACGGGTCAATTGTCGGTGCTCGACCCGGTCACGGGACTGTACAACCGGCGCTACCTGATCCGCTCCCTCGAGGATGCGCTGGTTACCGCGGCACGCTCCGAGTTGCCGTTTGCACTGATCGATATCTCGATCGACGACTTCGCGTCGATCCGGATCGAGCGCGGGCTGAGCACGTCGGACGTCCTGCTCGCCGACCTAGGCGTGTTTCTCAGGGAGCGTTTCCCCGCTCCAGCCACCGTCGCCCGCCTGCGCGGAGAGGAGTTCGGCGTGCTGGTGCCCGACGCCCGGCGCGCGGATTTGGAACCACAGCTCGACGCGCTGATCCGGGATGCATCCAAGCGGTCGATCGACCTGGGGCAGGACACGATCACGGTCACGCTGTCCTGCGGTGTCGTGATCGCAGACAACTCGGTGCCCGCCGCCGAACACCTGCTCACGCGCACCACCCGGGCGCTGGACCAGGCGCGCAGCGCGGGCGGCAACCGCTGCCACTTCCATCGCCCGGAGGACGGGGGACCGGCGCGTACGGCATCTGACCAGGCTTGGCACGCGCGGATCCAGGAGGCAATGGCCAACGACCGGCTGCGGCTGCTGTATCAGCCGGTGGTCAACCTGCACGGTGCGGACGTCCCCCGTTTCAACGTGTTTGTCCGACTGTTCGGACTCGAGGGCCAGATCTACGAGCCCAGCGATTTCCTTCCTGCCGCCGAACGTACCGGAATCGCAGCCGAGCTCGACCGGTGGATCATCCGCCACGCGATCGGAATACTGGCGGAGCGGCTGAAGGAGGATCCGAAGGCGATCTTCTTTCTGAAGCTCACGTGCGGCTCGCTGAACGACGGCTCGGTCGTCGTTTGGCTGCAGGAGGTACTGCACCAGCACCGCGTGCCGGCGGGCAACGTGGTGGTCGAGATCAAGGCGGCCACGATCATCACCAATCTGAAGGCGGCAATCGCTGTGGCGCGCGGCCTGAAGACGATCCACAGCTGCCTGTGCATCGACGATTTCGGCAACGGGCTCAACCCGTTCCACATCCTTCGCCACGTGGACGCCGACTACATCAAGCTCGACGGGGCCTTCGTCCGCGACCTGGTCACCGACGCGAACAACCAGCAGGCCATCCGCCGCTTCACCGAGGCGGCCCACGCGAAGGGCAAGCAGGTGATCGTGCCCCGGGTGGAGGACGCCGCTACACTCGCGGTCCTGTTCAGCCTGAACGTGAACCTGGTGCAGGGCTATTTCGTGCACCCCCCGAGCGAACAGCTGGACTTCGATTTCACCCAGGTGCTCTGA
- the dnaJ gene encoding molecular chaperone DnaJ: protein MAQRDYYEVLGVARDASSEAIKKAFRRLAMKYHPDRNPGDADSEARFKEARAAYDVLSDARKRAAYDRYGHAGVDASAAGPGGPGGFGGAGGGGFSDIFEDIFGDIFGGGARGGGARAYRGSDLQYNLELTLEEAVFGTEVKIRVPTTAVCDTCDGSGAEPGTSPETCPTCNGVGQVRIQQGFFSVQQTCPRCHGTGKVIPSPCKSCGGTGRVQQQNTLDVKIPAGVDTGDRIRLSGQGEAGINGGPPGDLYVQVRVKPHKLFRRDGSDLHCEVPISFATAALGGELEVPCLKGRVSLKIPAETQSGKQFRLRAKGVTSVHGGGVGDLLCRVVVETPVNLTHRQKELLKEFDASTQEGGTRHSPQTHSWLDGVRSFFEDLKFWSK from the coding sequence ATGGCGCAACGTGACTATTACGAAGTGCTCGGCGTGGCCCGTGACGCTTCATCCGAGGCGATCAAGAAGGCGTTTCGGCGCCTGGCGATGAAGTATCACCCGGATCGCAACCCGGGCGACGCCGATTCCGAGGCCCGGTTCAAGGAAGCGCGGGCGGCCTACGATGTCCTGAGCGATGCCCGCAAGCGCGCGGCTTACGACCGTTACGGGCATGCCGGCGTGGATGCGTCGGCAGCGGGGCCCGGCGGGCCCGGCGGGTTCGGCGGTGCCGGCGGAGGGGGCTTCAGCGACATCTTCGAGGATATCTTCGGGGATATCTTCGGCGGCGGTGCCCGGGGCGGGGGTGCCCGCGCCTATCGCGGCTCGGATCTGCAGTACAACCTGGAGCTCACGCTCGAAGAGGCGGTGTTCGGCACCGAGGTCAAGATACGCGTGCCGACCACTGCCGTCTGCGATACCTGCGACGGCAGCGGCGCCGAGCCGGGCACCAGCCCGGAGACTTGCCCCACCTGCAACGGCGTCGGGCAGGTGCGGATTCAGCAGGGCTTCTTCTCGGTGCAGCAGACGTGTCCGCGCTGCCACGGCACCGGCAAGGTGATCCCCAGCCCTTGCAAGTCCTGCGGCGGTACCGGCCGAGTACAGCAGCAGAATACGCTGGATGTAAAGATCCCGGCCGGGGTCGACACGGGGGACCGGATCCGGCTGTCCGGGCAGGGCGAGGCCGGGATCAACGGCGGCCCGCCCGGCGACCTGTACGTGCAGGTGCGGGTCAAGCCGCACAAGCTGTTCAGGCGGGATGGCAGTGACCTCCACTGCGAAGTGCCGATCTCGTTCGCGACTGCCGCGCTCGGCGGAGAACTGGAGGTGCCCTGCCTGAAGGGGCGCGTGTCCCTGAAGATCCCCGCCGAGACGCAGAGCGGCAAGCAGTTCCGGCTGCGCGCCAAAGGCGTGACCTCGGTGCATGGAGGCGGCGTCGGCGACCTGCTCTGCCGGGTCGTGGTGGAGACGCCGGTCAATCTGACCCATCGGCAAAAGGAACTGCTGAAGGAATTCGACGCCTCCACCCAGGAGGGCGGCACGCGGCACAGCCCGCAGACGCATTCCTGGCTCGACGGCGTGCGCAGCTTCTTCGAGGACCTGAAGTTCTGGAGCAAGTGA
- the dnaK gene encoding molecular chaperone DnaK, whose translation MQTPNSSQELHTMGKIIGIDLGTTNSCVAVMEGDQAKVIENSEGSRTTPSIVAFTEDGEVLVGQSAKRQAVTNSKNTLHAVKRLIGRRFQEKEVQKDIQLVPYSIIKADNGDAWVEVRGKKMAPPEISARVLQKMKKTAEDYLGETVTEAVITVPAYFNDSQRQATKDAGRIAGLEVKRIINEPTAAALAYGMDKKRGDRKIAVYDLGGGTFDISIIEIAEVDGEHQFEVLATNGDTFLGGEDFDNRLIDYLVGEFKKEQGIDLKNDPLAMQRIREAAEKAKIELSSSQQTEVNLPYITADNTGPKHLAMKVTRAKLESLVEDLIQRTIEPCKIAIKDAGLSTGQVDDIILVGGQTRMPKVQEAVQGYFGKEPRKDVNPDEAVAVGAAVQGGVLGGSVKDVLLLDVTPLSLGIETLGGVMTKLIEKNTTIPTKATQVFSTADDNQTAVTVHVLQGEREQASANKSLGRFDLTDIPPAPRGVPQVEVTFDIDANGILHVSAKDKATGKENRIVIKASSGLSDEEVEKMVKDAEAHAEEDKRFHALVAARNQADALVHSAEKSLKDLADQVEADEKVTIEAAIGEVRTAMKGDDVDAIEAATQKLAEASGKLAEKAYAKTSGGETGSADAGEGSGSSDDVVDAEFEEVDDKKK comes from the coding sequence CTGCAAACACCCAATTCATCGCAGGAGCTGCACACCATGGGAAAGATCATCGGCATTGACCTCGGTACCACCAACTCCTGTGTCGCCGTGATGGAAGGCGACCAGGCCAAGGTGATCGAGAACAGCGAAGGATCCCGGACTACGCCCTCCATCGTGGCCTTTACCGAGGACGGTGAGGTGCTGGTGGGGCAGTCGGCCAAGCGCCAGGCCGTCACCAACTCGAAGAATACGCTGCATGCGGTCAAACGTCTGATCGGGCGCCGCTTCCAGGAGAAGGAGGTCCAGAAGGACATCCAGCTGGTTCCGTACTCGATTATCAAGGCGGACAACGGCGACGCCTGGGTCGAGGTGCGCGGCAAGAAGATGGCCCCTCCGGAAATCTCCGCGCGCGTGCTGCAGAAGATGAAGAAGACTGCCGAGGACTACCTCGGCGAAACGGTCACCGAAGCGGTGATCACCGTTCCGGCCTATTTCAACGATTCCCAGCGCCAGGCGACGAAGGACGCCGGGCGCATTGCCGGTCTCGAGGTCAAGCGCATCATCAACGAGCCGACCGCGGCGGCGCTGGCCTACGGCATGGACAAGAAGCGCGGTGACCGCAAGATCGCGGTCTACGACCTCGGCGGTGGCACCTTCGACATCTCGATCATCGAGATCGCCGAGGTCGACGGCGAGCACCAGTTCGAGGTGCTGGCGACCAACGGGGATACCTTCCTCGGTGGCGAGGACTTCGACAACCGCCTGATCGACTACCTGGTCGGCGAGTTCAAGAAGGAGCAGGGGATCGACCTGAAGAACGATCCGTTGGCGATGCAGCGGATCCGCGAGGCGGCCGAAAAGGCCAAGATCGAGCTGTCGTCCAGCCAGCAGACCGAGGTCAACCTGCCCTACATCACCGCCGACAATACCGGGCCGAAGCACCTGGCGATGAAGGTTACCCGGGCCAAGCTCGAGAGCCTGGTCGAGGATCTGATCCAGCGGACCATCGAACCCTGCAAGATCGCGATCAAGGATGCGGGCCTGTCCACCGGGCAGGTCGACGACATCATCCTGGTCGGCGGACAGACCCGTATGCCCAAGGTGCAGGAGGCGGTCCAGGGCTACTTCGGCAAAGAGCCACGCAAGGACGTCAACCCGGACGAGGCGGTTGCGGTCGGCGCCGCGGTGCAGGGCGGGGTGCTGGGCGGCAGCGTGAAGGACGTGCTGCTGCTTGACGTCACGCCGCTGTCGCTCGGAATCGAGACGCTGGGCGGAGTGATGACCAAGCTGATCGAGAAGAACACGACGATCCCGACCAAGGCCACGCAGGTGTTCTCCACCGCCGACGACAACCAGACCGCGGTCACCGTGCACGTTCTCCAAGGCGAGCGCGAGCAGGCGAGCGCCAACAAGTCGCTCGGCCGTTTCGACTTGACCGACATCCCGCCCGCGCCGCGCGGGGTGCCCCAGGTCGAGGTCACCTTCGACATCGACGCGAACGGCATCCTGCACGTGTCGGCGAAGGACAAGGCCACCGGCAAGGAGAACCGCATCGTGATCAAGGCCTCGTCCGGACTCAGCGACGAGGAAGTCGAGAAGATGGTGAAGGATGCCGAGGCGCACGCCGAGGAAGACAAGCGCTTCCACGCACTGGTCGCTGCGCGCAACCAGGCGGACGCGCTGGTGCACTCGGCAGAGAAATCGCTGAAGGATCTGGCGGACCAGGTCGAAGCCGACGAGAAGGTCACGATCGAGGCCGCGATCGGCGAGGTGCGCACGGCCATGAAGGGTGACGATGTGGACGCGATCGAGGCCGCCACCCAGAAACTCGCCGAGGCCTCGGGCAAACTCGCCGAGAAGGCCTATGCGAAGACCAGCGGCGGCGAAACCGGAAGCGCCGACGCCGGCGAGGGTTCCGGGTCGTCGGACGACGTCGTGGACGCCGAGTTCGAAGAAGTCGACGACAAGAAAAAGTAA
- the grpE gene encoding nucleotide exchange factor GrpE, giving the protein MSNQRENVEHESVNQEEQETATGATEGPAAEGGEDIQARLADLEELADRRRDQLLRAQAELENQRRRFERELEAAHKYAMERFAAELLTVCDSLEMGLEAARKTEDAGSIIEGTELTLKAFRKAFDKFGIEPVDPTGERFDPERHQAMTTQESTEHPPNTVLMTMQKGYLLQGRVLRPAMVIVSRAPEESPGGA; this is encoded by the coding sequence ATGTCCAACCAGCGGGAAAACGTGGAACACGAGTCCGTGAACCAGGAGGAGCAGGAAACGGCAACGGGCGCAACCGAAGGGCCGGCAGCAGAGGGCGGCGAAGACATCCAGGCGCGGCTCGCGGACCTCGAGGAGCTGGCGGATCGGCGCCGGGATCAGCTGCTGCGCGCGCAGGCGGAACTCGAGAACCAGCGGCGCCGTTTCGAGCGCGAACTGGAGGCGGCGCACAAGTACGCGATGGAGCGATTCGCGGCCGAGTTGCTGACCGTGTGCGACAGCCTCGAAATGGGTCTGGAAGCGGCACGCAAGACCGAGGATGCGGGCAGCATCATCGAAGGCACGGAACTGACGCTGAAGGCCTTCCGCAAGGCCTTCGACAAGTTCGGGATCGAGCCGGTGGATCCGACCGGCGAGCGTTTCGATCCGGAGAGGCATCAGGCGATGACGACGCAGGAGAGCACCGAGCATCCGCCGAACACGGTGCTGATGACGATGCAGAAGGGGTACCTGCTGCAGGGGCGGGTGCTGCGTCCGGCGATGGTCATCGTGTCACGGGCGCCGGAGGAATCCCCCGGCGGCGCTTGA
- the hrcA gene encoding heat-inducible transcriptional repressor HrcA translates to MQDIQLDARARTLLRTLIESYIRDGQPVGSRTLARTSGLNVSPATIRNVMADLEDLGLVHAPHTSAGRVPTAAGYRLFVDALLEIRAPNRKQVEAIESRFHRGATTQDLLDTAGSVLSSVTRLAGMVRLPRNRNVALTQIEFLRLSERRVLAILVIDGKEVQNRVLELERDYQPPELQRMANYLNAHLAGQGLQVVRGQLLAEMRSVRRDLDAMMLAAIDLGERAIGEDDPDDMLVAGETQLLHYDELSDIQRLRQLLEAFHEKREILAILDQCIRADRVQIFIGRESGLEWFEHCSVVTAPYSVDGEIVGVLGVIGPTRMSYDRVIPIVDITARLLGAALNSHNESPDSR, encoded by the coding sequence ATGCAGGACATCCAACTCGATGCCCGCGCACGGACATTGCTGCGCACCCTGATCGAGAGTTACATCCGCGACGGGCAACCGGTCGGTTCGCGCACGCTGGCCCGCACGAGCGGGCTGAACGTCAGCCCGGCGACGATTCGCAACGTGATGGCGGATCTCGAGGATCTGGGGCTGGTGCATGCGCCGCATACCTCGGCCGGGCGGGTGCCGACCGCGGCTGGATACCGGCTGTTCGTCGACGCGCTGCTCGAGATCCGGGCGCCGAACCGGAAACAGGTCGAAGCCATCGAGTCACGCTTCCACCGGGGTGCGACGACCCAGGATCTGCTCGACACGGCGGGAAGCGTGCTGTCCAGCGTGACCCGGCTGGCCGGCATGGTGCGCCTGCCGCGCAACCGCAACGTGGCGCTGACCCAGATCGAGTTCCTGCGCCTGAGCGAACGCCGGGTGCTCGCGATCCTAGTGATCGATGGCAAGGAGGTGCAGAACCGTGTGCTCGAGCTGGAGCGCGATTATCAGCCGCCGGAACTGCAGCGCATGGCGAATTACCTGAATGCCCACCTCGCGGGGCAGGGGCTGCAGGTGGTACGCGGGCAGCTGCTCGCGGAAATGCGTTCGGTACGCCGCGATCTCGACGCGATGATGCTCGCGGCGATCGACCTGGGCGAACGCGCGATCGGCGAGGACGATCCCGACGACATGCTCGTGGCCGGCGAGACGCAGTTGCTGCATTATGACGAGTTGTCCGACATCCAGCGGCTGCGCCAGCTGCTCGAAGCCTTCCACGAGAAGCGCGAGATCCTGGCGATCCTGGATCAGTGTATCCGGGCCGACCGGGTGCAGATCTTCATCGGCCGGGAGTCGGGGCTGGAATGGTTCGAGCACTGCTCCGTGGTGACCGCGCCGTACAGCGTGGACGGCGAGATCGTCGGCGTGCTCGGGGTGATCGGGCCGACCCGGATGTCGTATGACCGGGTGATCCCGATCGTCGACATCACCGCGCGCCTGCTCGGCGCCGCCTTGAATTCGCACAACGAGTCCCCAGACAGCCGTTGA
- a CDS encoding NAD(+) kinase — translation MQATFSTIGLVGKANDSRTAPLVSVLVDALHQRGLGMIIEQGIGDCEHPSGCTVAPLAELAPAVDLIIVIGGDGTLLATARATAEHGTPMLGINLGRLGFLVDVLPDRAATELNEVLDGAYEIEPRAMLQTTLLRDGSPIHHGLALNDAVLHVQSVVRIIEFDTFIDGLDVGRLRADGLIIATPTGSTAYALSAGGPILTPELEAMVVVPVCPHSLNHRPLVVSGRAVIEIKLSSASRSPAQVALDGQENLDFAPGDVLRVERRAEPLTLVHPRHHHFLRMLRSKLRWGEHP, via the coding sequence ATGCAAGCAACTTTCAGCACGATCGGGCTGGTCGGCAAGGCCAACGATTCCCGCACCGCCCCTCTTGTATCGGTCCTCGTCGACGCATTGCACCAGCGTGGCCTGGGCATGATCATCGAGCAGGGCATCGGAGATTGCGAGCACCCTTCAGGATGTACGGTCGCTCCACTCGCGGAACTGGCGCCGGCAGTCGACCTGATCATCGTGATCGGCGGGGACGGTACGCTGCTCGCCACCGCGCGCGCAACGGCCGAGCACGGCACCCCGATGCTCGGGATCAACCTCGGGCGGCTGGGGTTCCTGGTCGACGTGTTGCCGGACCGCGCAGCTACGGAACTGAACGAGGTACTCGACGGCGCCTACGAGATCGAGCCGCGCGCGATGCTGCAGACGACGCTGCTGCGCGACGGCAGCCCGATCCACCATGGCCTGGCGCTGAACGACGCAGTGCTGCACGTGCAGAGCGTGGTCCGGATCATCGAATTCGACACCTTCATCGATGGACTCGACGTGGGACGCCTTCGCGCCGACGGACTCATCATCGCCACACCCACCGGCTCGACCGCCTATGCGCTGTCGGCCGGTGGCCCGATCCTGACTCCCGAACTGGAGGCGATGGTCGTGGTGCCGGTCTGCCCGCACAGTCTGAATCACCGCCCTCTGGTGGTCAGCGGACGTGCGGTCATCGAGATCAAGCTCAGCAGTGCCAGCCGTTCCCCGGCGCAGGTGGCGCTGGACGGACAGGAGAACCTGGACTTCGCACCGGGGGACGTCTTGCGGGTGGAGCGGCGGGCAGAACCGCTGACGCTGGTGCACCCCCGCCACCACCACTTCCTGCGCATGCTGCGCTCCAAGCTGCGCTGGGGCGAGCATCCCTGA
- the recN gene encoding DNA repair protein RecN: MLRHITVRDFAIIDHLELSLGAGMTALTGETGAGKSILIDVIGLLLGDRADAASVRDGTAQADLSAEFELRPGHPTGAWLRGEALAELADDPDTTHVLLRRVITAQGKSRAWINGRPVTVAQLKTVGKWLVDIHGQHAHQQLLQRPAQRALLDGFVAVDVRREVTAAHAELQATSGRLDTARERLASASDRLDLLRFQAAEIRELGPHEGEFEEIAGEQTRLAHAAEVLGALQAAHQAIDDDAGIDPGLGQVLAGLQKAARHDSRVEPVLELLESARIQVQEAGDQLRRMADRIEINPERLAEVDARVAAYLRLARKHRTNPDALPGLLHAMEAEQKELDAGDAAVAALEQDLAAAQARYDRAAEALSQARRAAAARLDPAVTETMQELGMTGGQFRIELQERPDEAGPQGRDRIEFLVSANPGSSPQPLARVASGGELSRIGLALQVLASAEQAADSLIFDEVDSGISGAVAEVVGRKLRALGARYQVLCVTHLPQVAAQAHCQFQVSKYRGRDHARTEITRLAPGDRIEAVARMLGGVTLTERSLEHAREMLEAAAGEPAGTERAS, from the coding sequence ATGTTGCGGCATATCACGGTCCGGGACTTCGCCATCATCGACCACCTGGAACTCTCGCTCGGCGCAGGCATGACCGCACTGACCGGGGAAACCGGCGCCGGCAAGTCGATCCTGATCGATGTAATCGGTCTGCTGCTGGGTGACCGGGCCGACGCGGCCAGTGTGCGCGACGGTACCGCGCAGGCCGACCTGAGCGCGGAGTTCGAACTGCGGCCGGGCCATCCGACCGGCGCATGGCTCCGGGGCGAGGCGTTGGCAGAGCTGGCGGACGACCCGGACACGACCCACGTGCTGCTGCGCCGGGTGATCACCGCGCAGGGCAAGAGCCGAGCCTGGATCAACGGCCGCCCGGTCACCGTGGCCCAGCTAAAGACGGTCGGGAAATGGCTGGTCGACATCCACGGCCAGCACGCCCACCAGCAGTTGCTGCAGCGGCCCGCCCAGCGGGCACTGCTGGACGGTTTCGTGGCGGTGGACGTCCGCCGCGAGGTGACCGCGGCCCACGCCGAACTTCAGGCCACTTCCGGGCGCCTGGACACGGCGCGCGAGCGGCTGGCATCCGCGTCCGACCGCCTCGACCTGCTCCGGTTTCAGGCGGCGGAGATCCGCGAACTGGGGCCGCACGAAGGCGAATTCGAGGAGATCGCCGGCGAACAGACACGGCTCGCGCATGCGGCGGAGGTGCTCGGGGCCCTGCAGGCCGCGCACCAGGCGATCGACGACGATGCCGGGATCGACCCGGGCCTCGGCCAGGTACTGGCCGGCTTGCAGAAGGCCGCGCGCCATGACAGCCGGGTCGAACCCGTGCTGGAACTGCTCGAGTCCGCGCGCATCCAGGTCCAGGAGGCGGGCGACCAGCTGCGCCGCATGGCCGACCGCATCGAGATCAATCCCGAGCGGCTGGCCGAGGTCGACGCGCGGGTTGCCGCCTACCTCCGACTGGCCCGCAAACACCGGACCAACCCCGATGCACTGCCGGGTCTGCTCCATGCGATGGAGGCCGAACAAAAGGAACTCGACGCGGGCGACGCGGCGGTCGCGGCACTCGAGCAGGATCTGGCCGCGGCACAGGCCCGCTACGACCGGGCCGCCGAGGCGCTGAGCCAGGCACGGCGCGCGGCCGCTGCGCGGCTCGATCCGGCGGTGACCGAGACGATGCAGGAACTGGGAATGACCGGCGGTCAGTTCCGGATCGAGTTGCAGGAGCGACCCGACGAAGCCGGCCCGCAGGGGCGTGACCGGATCGAGTTTCTGGTCTCCGCGAACCCGGGCTCCTCACCGCAGCCGCTGGCTCGGGTCGCCTCCGGGGGCGAACTGTCCCGGATCGGCCTTGCACTGCAGGTGCTCGCCAGCGCGGAGCAGGCGGCGGACAGCCTGATCTTCGACGAGGTCGACAGCGGAATCAGCGGCGCAGTGGCCGAGGTGGTCGGGCGCAAGCTGCGCGCGCTCGGCGCACGTTACCAGGTGCTCTGCGTTACCCATCTGCCCCAGGTGGCTGCACAGGCCCACTGCCAGTTCCAGGTCAGCAAGTACCGCGGGCGCGACCATGCACGCACCGAGATCACCCGTCTCGCGCCGGGCGACCGCATCGAGGCAGTGGCGCGCATGCTCGGGGGCGTCACACTGACCGAACGCAGCCTCGAGCACGCGCGCGAGATGCTGGAAGCAGCGGCCGGAGAACCCGCGGGCACCGAGCGCGCATCGTAG